One Fulvia fulva chromosome 12, complete sequence genomic region harbors:
- a CDS encoding U3 small nucleolar ribonucleoprotein, translating to MAATTTPSSSNKRPKTMATTSQFLQSLASRPVDFLQPTLPLHTDAVAYLKHILDPIAKDVATQQQERLKQERKKRKRRGEDRDEEEVLRLKQIHTDGFGVEQIWEQARRVIDAAREEAQREYAEWTKKPEAQKSDEDVNLADQSMFDEDDLEDEDLGVEGEDYEIEGVDSGEEMYEGSDVTGDDEKDQVLEDDDEDIDMDGHDDFDDMEDDEPEEEQPAEEFVADKFGLNDGFFSIDDFNRQSEFLEQRQVRGEDDGAASDEEDIDWAADPTQAVATVDTEDAEAGADEDEEDGPTFGDPDAESEDEDEEVEEGELDGMGGMANTNDVMYKDFFAPPAQKKSKKDKKGRLNPHNFPASAALNPQNDEEREEDMQRTMEAVHRDLFDESEEEPDEHDEEQDPADPRSRRSAHERRKAAIAEEIRKLEAANVAKRDWQLSGEARATDRPVNSLLEEDLEFERAGKPVPVITAEVSESIEELIKRRILAHDFQDIPRRRPDDLATGKDGKRGRLDFELDNNKSKKGLAEEYEEEYSKRTDPNYVDVKDEKLQKEQKEIEALWREVCGQLDSLSSWNFRPKQAAPQMDIRVDAPTITLEDARPNAGGEVATSQLAPQELYKAGEASNKKEEVVGKSGLPKAREEMDRDERKRRRRREKERIRKAGTNEAPETQSKKTREKNGVIGDLKKGNVKVIGKKGTLTDVEGRNAVERGSGQGAGQYKL from the coding sequence GGAAGAAGCGGAAACGGCGCGGCGAAGATCGGGACGAGGAGGAGGTTTTGAGGTTGAAGCAGATCCATACCGATGGCTTTGGCGTAGAGCAGATCTGGGAGCAAGCGCGAAGAGTTATTGATGCTGCCAGGGAGGAAGCGCAACGAGAGTACGCCGAATGGACGAAGAAGCCGGAAGCGCAGAAATCTGACGAGGATGTCAATCTTGCCGATCAGAGCATGTTCGACGAGGATGATCTGGAAGATGAAGATCTCGGCGTGGAAGGTGAAGACTATGAAATCGAGGGTGTGGACTCTGGCGAAGAGATGTACGAGGGCAGCGATGTGACTGGCGATGACGAGAAAGACCAAGTTCTAGAGGATGACGACGAGGATATCGACATGGACGGCCACGACGACTTCGACGACATGGAGGACGATGAGCCTGAAGAAGAGCAGCCTGCGGAGGAATTCGTTGCAGACAAATTCGGACTCAACGATGGCTTCTTTTCGATTGACGACTTCAACCGGCAGTCGGAGTTTCTGGAACAGCGACAAGTACGAGGCGAAGATGACGGCGCCGCTAGTGATGAAGAGGATATTGACTGGGCTGCAGATCCGACACAAGCTGTAGCGACCGTTGATACCGAAGATGCAGAAGCTGGTGCTGATGAAGACGAGGAAGATGGCCCCACGTTCGGCGACCCTGATGCGGAAAGCGAAGACGAGGATGAGGAAGTGGAAGAAGGCGAGCTAGATGGCATGGGCGGCATGGCGAACACCAATGATGTCATGTACAAGGACTTCTTCGCGCCTCCAGCACAGAAGAAGAGCAAGAAAGACAAGAAAGGCCGGCTGAATCCCCACAACTTCCCAGCATCTGCGGCACTAAACCCGCAGAACGATGAAGAGCGCGAAGAGGACATGCAGAGGACCATGGAAGCTGTACATCGCGATCTATTCGACGAGTCTGAAGAAGAGCCCGATGAGCATGACGAAGAACAAGACCCAGCAGATCCACGATCGAGGAGGTCAGCACACGAGAGGAGAAAGGCTGCAATAGCGGAAGAGATCCGGAAGCTTGAGGCCGCCAACGTTGCAAAACGAGACTGGCAGCTGTCTGGTGAAGCACGAGCGACCGACCGTCCTGTCAACTCGCTTCTCGAAGAAGACCTTGAATTCGAACGTGCAGGCAAGCCAGTGCCAGTGATCACGGCAGAAGTCAGCGAGTCAATAGAAGAGCTCATCAAACGTCGTATCCTGGCGCATGACTTTCAAGATATACCGCGAAGGCGGCCGGATGACCTCGCAACAGGAAAGGACGGCAAGCGTGGACGTTTGGACTTCGAACTCGACAACAACAAGAGCAAGAAGGGTCTGGCAGAAGAGTACGAGGAAGAGTACAGCAAGCGCACAGATCCGAACTACGTCGATGTCAAGGATGAAAAGCTGCAGAAAGAGCAGAAAGAGATCGAGGCTCTCTGGCGCGAAGTCTGCGGTCAGCTTGACAGCCTCTCGTCTTGGAACTTCCGACCTAAACAAGCCGCACCTCAAATGGACATCCGTGTCGACGCACCCACCATCACCCTCGAAGATGCACGACCCAACGCTGGAGGCGAAGTCGCGACATCACAACTTGCGCCGCAAGAGCTGTACAAAGCCGGTGAGGCCTCTAACAAGAAGGAGGAAGTCGTTGGCAAATCTGGTCTACCGAAGGCTAGAGAGGAGATGGATCGCGATGAGCGAAAGCGCAGAAGGAGGAGAGAAAAGGAGCGCATCAGGAAGGCTGGCACGAACGAAGCACCCGAGACGCAGAGTAAGAAGACGAGGGAGAAGAATGGTGTCATTGGTGACCTTAAGAAGGGTAATGTTAAGGTTATTGGGAAGAAGGGCACGCTTACGGATGTCGAGGGGAGGAATGCTGTTGAGAGGGGAAGTGGGCAGGGTGCTGGGCAGTATAAGTTGTAG
- a CDS encoding Coenzyme A biosynthesis protein 3, which produces MDSTELHPDFLTRTLLFLLSTAVSLLYYRQETQLSTATISSKEKNKTTLPPAPILKAADHANDSKRHLLLACSGSVATIKLPNMIQALSTHKNLSIRIILTSSAAEFLQGQSSEQPSLQAILQMPNVEGIYFDSDEWKQPWTRGASILHIELRRWADLMLIAPLSANGLASLSLGLSGNLLYSVARAWDTTGLIDKPRNGIGKKVIMVAPAMNTAMWNHPVTKRHLDILEGEWNVKNGGWVEVLRPIEKDLACGDMGGGAMREWSEIVEVVQERLG; this is translated from the coding sequence ATGGACTCAACGGAGCTACACCCAGATTTCCTCACAAGGACTCTACTATTCCTCCTCTCCACAGCAGTCTCGCTACTCTACTACAGACAGGAAACACAACTTTCGACGGCAACAATTTCTTCCAAGGAAAAGAACAAGACCACATTACCCCCCGCACCCATTCTCAAAGCCGCCGACCATGCCAACGACAGCAAACGCCACCTCCTCCTAGCCTGTTCCGGCTCCGTAGCAACAATCAAACTGCCCAACATGATCCAAGCGCTTTCAACCCACAAGAACCTCTCAATACGCATCATCCTAACCTCCTCCGCTGCTGAGTTTCTCCAAGGTCAGTCTTCCGAGCAACCAAGTCTTCAAGCGATCTTGCAAATGCCGAATGTCGAAGGTATTTACTTCGACTCTGACGAATGGAAACAACCCTGGACCCGCGGAGCGTCAATATTGCATATTGAACTTCGTCGCTGGGCGGATCTGATGTTGATTGCTCCACTCTCTGCTAATGGGCTGGCGTCGCTAAGCCTTGGGCTATCGGGCAATTTGCTTTATTCCGTGGCCAGGGCATGGGATACGACAGGCTTGATCGACAAGCCGAGGAACGGCATCGGGAAGAAAGTGATCATGGTGGCGCCGGCGATGAACACGGCGATGTGGAATCATCCTGTGACGAAGCGGCATCTGGATATTCTGGAGGGAGAGTGGAATGTGAAGAATGGTGGGTGGGTGGAAGTGCTCAGGCCGATTGAGAAAGATCTCGCATGTGGGGACATGGGAGGTGGTGCAATGAGAGAGTGGAGTGAGATTGTGGAGGTTGTACAGGAACGCCTTGGATAG
- a CDS encoding Monothiol glutaredoxin-5, mitochondrial — MFSRTAFSAVAGAALRPCRNPLLSSRFAALQKSLLSTETRQAIDKAVASAPVVLFMKGTPETPQCGFSRASIQILGLQGVDPQKFTAFNVLEDQELRQGIKEYSEWPTIPQLYVGNEFVGGTDIMMSMHQDGSLAKLLEEKDVLIPAESEGSSSP; from the exons ATGTTTTCAAGGACAGCTTTCTCAGCC GTTGCCGGCGCAGCATTGCGACCATGCCGCAATCCACTCCTCTCCTCTCGGTTCGCCGCACTCCAAAAGTCCTTACTCTCGACAGAAACGCGACAAGCCATCGATAAGGCGGTAGCATCGGCACCTGTAGTGCTGTTCATGAAGGGAACGCCAGAAACGCCACAATGCGGATTCTCGAGGGCGAGCATACAGATTTTGGGATTGCAGGGTGTGGATCCGCAGAAGTTCACTGCGTTCAATGTTTTGGAGGATCAGGAGTTGAGGCAAG GAATCAAGGAATACTCAGAGTGGCCAACGATCCCACAGCTTTATGTCGGGAACGAATTCGTGGGAGGAACAGATATCATGATGAGCATGCACCAGGATGGCAGTTTGGCGAAGCTGCTGGAGGAGAAGGATGTGTTGATACCAGCTGAGAGCGAGGGCAGCAGCAGTCCGTAA